The nucleotide sequence TCTAGCCTTCAGCTTCCGCACCTGTAACACAGCCATGGCACCAGAGGCACTGTGCCACCGTGATGTGTGCCGGTGCCCCAGATCCTGACTGTCTGAACTCACATTCCAGTCCTGCCGCTGACTCACTGTGCACCCCATGGCAAGTTACATGGTATCTCTGTGCCCCACTTCATTCAAATGCAAACCAAAAAGACGACCTCTCTTAGgaaatttgaaatgaaaaaaatgagAGCACGTATACCAAGTACTCGCAACATACAATAGCACAGCACAAGTATTCAATCAATGTGAAATTATAGAATCGATAGAGCAGTACCAATGGCAATCACTTAAATAGCTTCTTATATAGTACATCAGAAATGTGATATGGATATATAATCCCATATGTATAGGTTGctgggtgtttgttttgttttacaaattGGTAAtcaggttatttatttatttatgttatgTAACATTGTATTTGGCGATCTTTACCAGGGCAtataactcaaaaaccaaactcacagccatggagttgaGTGCAACCCGTAGTGACCTGATGGGGCAGAGTCAAGTGGactctgtggatttctaagactgtacattttcatgggaatacaaagcctcatctttctcccttggagtggctggtgttttggaACTACTAACTTTGAAGCTAGCAACCCAAACACatcacccacttcaccaccagggttcttagtAGGACATGTAGACCTAGCAATTTGGGGTATATGAACActagaacaaaaaaaccaaatcGCTGCTACCCAATTGAGTTCCTCTCGTCGTGAGCCAATCCTGGGGTTTCAGGCACtgtcaatctttccaggagcaacagcctcatctttgtaccGAGGGGACAGCTCATCAATGATAGTTCATCTTTCCTACAACCATAGCTCATCAATGATCATCCATCTTTCCTACAATCATACAATCATAGCTCTTCAATGACTGTCCATCTTTCCTACAATCTtagctcttcttcttcttctttttttttttttttgcaaaaggaagctttattgtttccatttggtccccagctggggggaggggctccagggcggTGGCGCTGCGGACCGGTTCAGGCAGAGGGGCTAAGGCCGGTcgtggggaggcagagggcccctGGCAGGTGGCTTGGCGCCGCAGGTTCCTAGTCTTCTTTGAGAGTGAGCCTCTCGAAGAGATACTCGCCCAGGCCGGCCTGGGGGCTGGCCACCCTGCGGAGGTTGGTCAGGTGGtcgcccatcttcttgaggagtttcaccTCTTTGTCCAGGAAGTGGTTCTCTAGAAAGTCACAGAGATGAGGGTCGGTGTGAGTGGACCCCGCGGCATGCAGGTCCAGAAGAGCCTGGTTGAGTTTTTTCTCCAGGGCTAGGGCAGCTTCCATGGCGTCCAGGGTTCGACCCCACTCATCTTGAGACGGCTTCTGCACATCCTGGAAGAGGGTGCGGCCGCCGCGCTGGTTCTGCAGCTTCAAGAGACGCTCGGCCCCCTCGCGCTTCTCCTTCGCCAGCTCGCGGAAGAAGTGCCCCACGCCTTCCAAGGCCACATCGTCGCGGTCGAaaaagaagcccagagagaggtaggtgtaagaggcctgcagGTGCAGGTTGACCAGAAGGTTGACGCCGGCCTCCGCGTCGGCGGAATAATTCTGACGGATCTGAGAGCTCATGATGCGTCGGTTTGGAGGTCACCGCACGCCAAATAAAAGTGTCCGCTGGTCCCAAGAGGAGGGGCTGGCCGAGAAGCTGGTCCCCAAGTTACTTCCGGAAAGAAACCTGTTGCGTGGCGGAGGGTTGGCGGCAGGGAGTCCCCGGACCTGTTCCGTTCAAACACTGTTGAACAAGACACAGATCCTCGGGACCACGGGCGAGCTTCCATTAGCTCTTCAATGACTGTTCATCTTTCTTACAATCTTAGCTCTTCAATGACTGTTCATCTTTCCTACAATCATAGCTCATCAATGATAGTTCATCTGTTCCTCCAGTCACAGCTCTTCAATGATCATTCATCTTTCTTACAATCATAGCTCTTCAATGATCGTTCACCTTTCCTACTTCTTCACTGCTCTCTTCAAAGTCTTCATCAtttcttgcagtttgcagcccaatgcataaccattacgccaccaCGGGCAAGTCCATCCTTTCTTACTTACATGCTCACCACAGCCTCATGTTTCCCTTGCTTTTACTTTTCTGTCAAGACTGAAATCActaaccttgtggtaagcagtccAATGATGATCCTAGAATGCACCAGGATGCCACTCTAAGACAATTCCATGATTTATTTACTGGTTTTATAATTGATAAGCCCTCTCTCGCCCATGATATTCACAGTTGTTTGCCAATAAGGTTGTTTTTGAATAAGTGAATGGATGTACTAATCCCAGACACTTCTTATTGGACCCCCAGCATTTTTCGCCGGTCGTCTATAGTGTTCCGGGCTAAGGGAGCACAGCTGTGAATGGTTTGGGGCCATCTTGTTATAGTTGACTCTCTTGGTGGTCAAGACTCTCCTTCCAGAGGGAAAGGCCTCCAGCACCCGCAGGCTTTACAGTCCTTGGGGTGCACAACGCCTGCATTCTCCTCAGTGAGGATGTCAGGTACTAATTCCTTAGAGCATTGTGGACCCGTAAGCCCTGAGCTGGCTGCATGTGGGCAGAGGGGAGGAAGGCATCTTCATCTTTTCAGAAAGGGGGAACGATTCTACACTGTCAGAAATCTGATGAAAAGTTTACCAGAACATAAAATCAATTACGCAAATGATAGATAATATGTAAGTCGTGATGCTATTTGTTCTGTGACAACTGAAAAATGGGAAATATTTCATCGatatagaaaataaatgtgaATCACTACAAAATTCAAATGGttattcctcctccctccctgccctgcaaAAATATATTCATCCTTTGCCTGTGGGTGGAAGTCAAGTGGAGGTGGCTGGAGAGggtggagggtaggaggaaggaccCAGATGGGAAAGGTGGGGAGCTGTCAGAGGGAAATTTCCCTCACGTCCCTCTTTTGCCTGAAGCTGCTTCTGCCTGGAGCTTTATAAGAGAAACTGTTCAGACAAGAGGCTGAACAGAAAATGCTCCTTTGTGGAGCATTCCAGGAGTAGACATTTCTGAATAGCTGATGGTGTCCCTTCCCGGTCATTCAGGTGCACAGTTACCTGGTTCCATCAGCACCAAGAGTAAGACCCAAAGCCTCTTTCAACTTCACAGCGTTTCTGGGTGCTAAGCTCTGTGCAGAGCCAAAGTCACTTGGAATACCCCCTTAGCCCCTAGATTCTTTGTTCATCAGAGCCCTTAAAAATGCACAGCCATAACCCAATTCACACTCATGATGACCCGATATGGGGTTTtctgggctgtcaatctttacagagcagacagcctcatctctctccaattcatggaatgcctggtagttttgaactgctgatcttgtaactAGCAGGCCAACGCTCAACCaatagcgccaccagggctccttcatcttTCTGTTAGCTGGCAAAGCAAAGGCATGGGTCAGCACCAAGTTCTTAGGATTTATGCTCAGGGATTCGAGTGTTGCAGCACTCTTCATGGGGAGCTGTGAAGACGGAAGACAGCCGATGTGTCATTCATCCTGAAGGAGCAGGTCCTCATTCTGCTGTACTTTCCATGGAATCACCATTTCTTCAATCAGGTCGAGGTCTTCCTACTTTCACTCTTCCTAATCGTTCATTTCTGCACAATCGGTCAGATTGGCTAGGCAGAAAACCTGGCTTGTTCATCAGCGTCTGGATAGACCAggtgtactttaaaaaaaattctggaaTGTTTTTCACTGACTGTGGCCAACCCTCCATCCAGAAGGTTCTGCCAGGGGGGTGCACCAGGCGCTGCACCTGGGTTGCGGGCTCCTGCagtttccctgtggtctggactCACTGGGACTGTAGGAACCAGAGCTTTCCTGCATGCCTTTCTCCCCTCCACTGAGCCCACGGGGaacaggggaaagatggggggccggggggggcGGGTTAGAGAGCGTTATTAACAACATTTCTTACTAACTTCATGACTTCATTTCTCATAGTAGACATCCAATAGCTATTAGcccttataattaattaattagctaTCTAATGCCATTTGCATTAAAGGCTACTATCTTGTATTGCTACCTACATCTATAAATGAGCTATGTCTGAATCACctgggagcttgttagaaatggACACTCTCAGATGCCAGTTCAGAGCCTACTGAATCCAAAGCTGGCCTGATTAATGCTCATGGCCAGGAAGGCTTAGCACTGCGAAAAGGTCACTTTTTATAATTGTGCACAAAGAAATCTATGAAGATAATTCAGTTTCAGTCTTTACCCATTTCAatgcctgtgttagtccaggttgactagagaaacaaatccatggacaatgATATGTGTATTGGAAAGAGCTTCAGGTAAAGagtaattgaacattaagaaaacaccccagcccagtccagatcaagtccataagtccgatattagctctatgtccaataccagtttgtaaattcctcttcagactcatgcaacacatgcaacgatgctgggtgcaggaagatcacaggtcagtaggtagaaagtactgtggatccagtggtggtggaaatatcttagcactggtgtgggtctccacgtggctcctccagctccaagactccGGCTGCCAGCAGCATAGCTCCAacgggaatgtctcacagggaatgagtgtgtgtctcacctcctgcaagctatttatctctttagcatctccaaatgaggtcatggagctgggatctgattgacaggctaatctccaccccttctgtcttaatagtctcaagttgacaacagattatgtaactaccacaatgcctTAAGGTACTACAGGGTAATCAACACTTCTTGGTTCCCTGAAAAGATTCAATCTCTTTGTCAACTTTAGGTGGTCAGTAATGTTCTTGTAGTgaacttcccccaccccaccaccaattAAAAAAAGCCCACAAACAAACTGTAAATCTACACATATGATCATCTCCAAGGGAAATTATATTAGTAGGAACAATGAGACACAATGTTTGACATCTTGCGTTCATTGTTGTATATGGAGTGAGATGTGGGTCCTGTTTCcttcttctgcaaatggatatccactTTTGCCAGCACAATTTTTCCTTGGctgttatcttttttttaaatcgttttatcaggagctcatacaactcttatcgcaatccatacatacatcaattgtgtaacgcacatttgtacattcattgccctcatcattctcaaaacatttgctctccacctaagccgctgacatcagctcctcattttcccttccctccccattcccccctccctcatgaacccttgataatttataattattattttgtcatatcttgccctgtctgatgtctcccttcactcacttttctgttgtccgttcctcaGGGAGGAtgacacatgtagatccttgtaatcagttccccctttacaacccccTTCCTTCCaactcccagtatcgtcactcacaccactgctcctgaagagatcatccaccctggattccctgtgtttccagttcctatctgtaccagtgtgcatcctctggtctagccagatttgtaagttagaattgggatcatgatagtggaggaggaggaagcattttggaactagaggaaaattgtatgtttcatcattgctacatcacaccctgactggctcgtctcctccccaagacccttctgtaaggggatgtccagtggcctacaaatgggctttgggtctcctctctgcacgcaccctcatttacaatgatataattttttgttctaatgatgcctgatacctcatttgttcaacacctcgtgatcacacaggctggtgtgcttcttccatgtaggctttgttgcttctgagctagatggccgcttgtttaccttcaaacttttaagaccccagacgctatatcttttgataggcattgCCAGCACAATTTGTTGAAAAAATAAAACCTTTTCCCATTGAGTTAATTTAgattctttattaaaaaaatcagttgcctaCAGGTCAGATGGCTTTTCCCCTGGGTGCCCTAT is from Tenrec ecaudatus isolate mTenEca1 chromosome 2, mTenEca1.hap1, whole genome shotgun sequence and encodes:
- the LOC142441521 gene encoding ferritin light chain-like; the protein is MSSQIRQNYSADAEAGVNLLVNLHLQASYTYLSLGFFFDRDDVALEGVGHFFRELAKEKREGAERLLKLQNQRGGRTLFQDVQKPSQDEWGRTLDAMEAALALEKKLNQALLDLHAAGSTHTDPHLCDFLENHFLDKEVKLLKKMGDHLTNLRRVASPQAGLGEYLFERLTLKED